From one Lycium ferocissimum isolate CSIRO_LF1 chromosome 7, AGI_CSIRO_Lferr_CH_V1, whole genome shotgun sequence genomic stretch:
- the LOC132064823 gene encoding probable E3 ubiquitin-protein ligase RHY1A isoform X2, with translation MTSASELFFTRRSRYGRSDLELGSDSTSGRISHNHGAHNRRHSIRRERVDVSNCEPTRSPPHRPRRFPPPPPDRDSVSLDSGSRQAASGDASHATNNNNRIRDRVGSSGSERLPGAVLLARERLLQRLSGVSISGNRRSNRIPTRSHRNFTFEDDFGLADASDWETDSTLWLAGITPSPDLTWVETNKRPPGLSQEAVGSLHIGVFSNSDKGEEETQARAVLDCSICLDAFLEGEKLVCLPCGHRFHPCCLEPWVRTCGDCPYCRAAIHVTSCRAKERS, from the exons ATGACGAGTGCTTCAGAGCTATTCTTCACTAGAAGGTCTCGTTACGGCCGAAGCGATCTCGAATTAGGATCCGATTCAACTTCGGGTCGGATATCTCACAACCACGGTGCTCACAATCGCCGCCATAGTATCCGCCGTGAGCGCGTGGATGTGAGCAATTGTGAACCCACGCGCAGCCCTCCTCACCGCCCTAGACGTttccctcctcctcctcct GATCGTGATTCTGTTTCGCTTGACTCTGGGAGTAGGCAGGCTGCTTCAGGAGACGCCAGTCATGcaacaaataataataacaggATACGTGATAGAGTGGGAAGCTCTGGTAGTGAGCGGCTCCCTGGTGCTGTACTACTTGCAAGGGAAAGGCTTCTGCAAAGGTTGAGCGGTGTATCTATATCTGGAAACAg GCGAAGTAACCGGATCCCGACGAGATCCCATCGCAACTTCACATTTGAGGATGATTTCGGACTTGCCGATGCCAGTGATTGGGAAACAGATTCAACGTTGTGGCTTGCTGGCATAACCCCCAGCCCTGATCTTACATGGGTAGAAACAAACAAGAGGCCCCCAGGTCTGAGCCAAGAAGCTGTGGGTTCATTGCATATTGGGGTTTTCAGCAACTCAGACAAGGGAGAGGAAGAAACACAGGCTCGGGCAGTTCTTGACTGTAGCATATGTCTAGATGCTTTCTTGGAGGGAGAAAAGCTAGTATGTTTACCTTGTGGACATAGGTTTCACCCTTGTTGCTTAGAACCCTGGGTACGAACTTGTGGGGACTGCCCGTATTGTCGAGCAGCCATACATGTGACTTCTTGTAGGGCCAAAGAAAGGTCGTGA
- the LOC132064825 gene encoding pentatricopeptide repeat-containing protein At5g02860, producing the protein MADKLGLPLLLPNPPPSKSIFQEHPHSHFTVSSNNQPPFLNDLFHHQQNPNNTSPNFPSPIPRTTRRRIGKNNDSNKGKPWNPHRLSPQGEKILQTLINPEFQTQNIHQILLSLYTEHRLESSELDNESLCFDVLGIIKGLGYYKKCDLALNVFEWVRNRPDSGVLLNGSVIAVVISMLGKEGRVSVASNLLHNLHKDGFGIDVYAYTSLITAFARNGRYRDAVMVYKKMEEEGCKPTLITYNVILNVYGKMGMPWSRISGVFEGMKNSGVVPDAYTYNTLITCCRRGSLYEEARQIFEEMKNFGFMPDKVTYNALLDVYGRSRMPKEAMEVLREMELHGFSPSIVTYNSLVSAYARDGLMEEAMELKSQMTDKGIKPDVFTYTTLFSGFEKAGKDESAMRIFEEMTSAGCKPNICTFNALIKMHGNRGKFNEMMKVFDDIRTFGCSPDIVTWNTLLAVFGQNGMDSEVTGVFKEMKRAGFVAERDTFNTLIGAYSRCGAFDQAMVVYRRMLDAGVTPDLSTYNAVLAALARGGLWEQSEKVLTEMRDGRCKPNELTYSSLLHAYANGKEIDRIHTLAEEIYSSVIQPHVVLLKTLVLVYSKSDLLVETERAFLELRSRGFSPDISTLNAMLSIYGRKQMFTKATEIMNFMKDTGYTPSLTTYNSLMYMYSRSGNYEKSEQLLMEIIAKGVRPDVISYNTVIYAYCRNGRMRDASRIFTEMKDSGIVPDVITYNTFVSRYAADAMFIDAIEVVRYMIKQGCKPNDSTYNSIIDSYCKLNRRDEALAFINNLRKLNPHVSKEEVTKLSERLMKK; encoded by the coding sequence ATGGCAGACAAATTAGGTCTCCCTCTTCTACTCCCAAACCCTCCACCTTCTAAATCCATCTTCCAAGAACACCCACATTCTCACTTCACTGTTTCCTCCAATAATCAACCTCCATTCCTAAACGACCTTTTTCACCATCAACAAAACCCCAACAACACTTCCCCAAATTTCCCTTCACCAATTCCCAGAACAACACGACGTCGTATTGGCAAAAACAATGATTCCAACAAAGGCAAACCATGGAATCCTCATAGACTTTCACCTCAAGGTGAGAAAATTCTCCAAACCCTTATTAACCCTGAATTCCAAACCCAAAATATTCACCAAATTTTGCTCAGTTTGTATACTGAACATCGTTTAGAAAGTTCTGAATTGGATAATGAGTCTTTATGTTTTGATGTTCTGGGTATTATTAAGGGTTTAGGTTACTATAAAAAATGTGACCTGGCATTGAATGTATTTGAATGGGTTAGAAACCGACCCGATTCGGGTGTTTTGTTAAACGGGTCTGTTATTGCTGTGGTTATAAGTATGCTTGGTAAAGAAGGTAGGGTTTCAGTGGCTTCAAATTTGCTACATAATTTGCATAAAGATGGTTTTGGTATCGATGTTTATGCGTATACTTCGTTAATTACTGCGTTTGCGCGTAATGGGAGGTATAGGGACGCGGTTATGGTTTACAAGAAAATGGAGGAAGAAGGGTGTAAACCTACTTTAATAACTTACAATGTGATTTTGAATGTTTATGGGAAAATGGGCATGCCTTGGAGTAGAATTTCGGGTGTTTTTGAAGGTATGAAGAACTCTGGAGTTGTTCCTGATGCTTATACGTATAATACTCTTATTACTTGTTGTCGTCGGGGTTCTTTGTATGAGGAAGCTAGGCAGATTTTTGAGGAGATGAAGAATTTCGGTTTTATGCCCGATAAGGTTACATATAATGCGTTGTTAGATGTGTATGGGAGGTCTAGGATGCCAAAAGAAGCCATGGAGGTTTTACGAGAGATGGAGTTGCATGGGTTTTCGCCCAGCATTGTGACTTACAATTCTTTGGTATCTGCGTATGCTAGGGATGGTTTAATGGAGGAAGCAATGGAGCTTAAATCCCAGATGACAGATAAAGGGATTAAGCCTGATGTTTTTACATATACCACTTTGTTCTCCGGATTTGAGAAGGCTGGGAAAGATGAATCGGCAATGAGAATATTTGAAGAGATGACAAGTGCAGGGTGTAAACCAAACATCTGTACTTTCAATGCTCTTATTAAGATGCATGGGAACCGGGGAAAATTCAATGAAATGATGAAGGTTTTTGATGACATCAGGACATTTGGTTGTTCCCCGGATATTGTCACTTGGAATACGCTGCTAGCCGTATTTGGCCAGAACGGAATGGATTCAGAAGTCACCGGAGTGTTCAAAGAAATGAAGAGAGCGGGCTTCGTAGCTGAACGGGACACCTTTAATACTTTAATTGGTGCTTACAGTCGTTGTGGAGCTTTTGATCAAGCTATGGTCGTTTACAGACGAATGTTAGATGCTGGGGTCACTCCGGATCTCTCCACTTATAATGCTGTTTTAGCAGCATTAGCTCGGGGAGGGCTATGGGAACAGTCTGAAAAAGTACTTACAGAAATGAGAGATGGTCGTTGTAAGCCAAATGAGCTAACATATAGTTCTTTACTTCATGCGTATGCTAATGGGAAAGAGATTGACAGGATTCATACTCTTGCAGAAGAGATATACTCTTCTGTAATCCAACCTCATGTTGTGCTTTTGAAGACCCTTGTATTAGTTTATAGCAAAAGTGATCTTTTAGTGGAGACTGAACGAGCTTTTTTGGAGTTGAGAAGTAGAGGGTTTTCGCCAGATATAAGCACCTTAAATGCCATGCTTTCCATTTATGGTCGAAAGCAAATGTTTACAAAGGCAACTGAGATCATGAACTTCATGAAGGATACTGGTTACACTCCTAGCTTGACTACGTATAATAGTTTGATGTACATGTACAGCCGGTCTGGCAATTATGAGAAATCGGAGCAACTACTAATGGAAATTATAGCAAAAGGGGTCAGGCCTGATGTTATTTCGTATAACACAGTAATATATGCTTATTGCAGAAATGGGCGGATGAGAGACGCTTCACGAATCTTTACAGAAATGAAGGATTCTGGAATTGTTCCTGATGTGATCACATACAATACCTTTGTTTCAAGGTATGCAGCTGATGCGATGTTTATTGATGCCATTGAAGTGGTTCGTTACATGATCAAACAAGGTTGCAAGCCCAATGATAGCACATATAACTCCATTATAGACTCATATTGTAAACTCAATCGGAGAGATGAGGCTCTAGCTTTTATTAACAACCTACGCAAGCTTAATCCTCATGTTTCTAAGGAGGAAGTGACTAAATTATCAGAACGATTGATGAAGAAAtga
- the LOC132064824 gene encoding probable protein phosphatase 2C 63 isoform X2 translates to MMMRSCCRPLERCFGRINGDCLLWHMDLKPHASGDFSIAVVQANSSLEDQSQVFTSPNATYVGVYDGHGGPEASRFVNRHLFSYLHKFSKEQGGLSSDVIKRAFYATEEDFIQLVKRSLPVMPKIASVGSCCLVGAISEGELYVANLGDSRAVLGRNGEKNSVVAERLSTDHNVSCEKVRKEVESLHPDDQAVVVYIRGVWRIKGIIQVSRSIGDAYLKKPEFSRDPIFQQYGNLVPMKRPVLTAEPSIVTRSIRPNDLFLIFASDGLWEQLSDQVAVEIVFKNPRAGIAKRLVRAALQEAAKKREMRYKDIQKIEKGIRRHFHDDITVVVIYLDHQKESFHSKGTLGSITAPVDIFSYNSDDVEENQVIGAF, encoded by the exons ATGATGATGAGATCATGTTGTAGGCCATTAGAGAGATGTTTTGGGAGAATAAACGGAGATTGTCTTTTATGGCATATGGATTTAAAACCTCATGCTTCTGGTGACTTTTCAATTGCTGTAGTTCAAGCTAATTCTTCACTTGAAGATCAAAGCCAAGTCTTTACTTCTCCTAATGCTACTTATGTTGGTGTTTATGATGGTCATGGTGGTCCTGAAGCTTCACGTTTTGTTAATCGACACCTCTTTTCTTATTTGCATA AGTTTTCGAAAGAGCAAGGGGGTTTGTCGTCAGATGTGATAAAGAGGGCTTTTTATGCTACAGAAGAGGATTTTATTCAATTGGTGAAGAGATCTTTGCCTGTAATGCCAAAAATTGCTTCAGTTGGCTCATGTTGTTTAGTTGGTGCAATTTCTGAGGGTGAATTATATGTGGCTAATTTAGGAGATTCTAGGGCAGTTCTTGGACGCAATGGGGAGAAAAATTCTGTGGTTGCAGAAAGATTGTCGACTGATCACAATGTTTCATGTGAGAAAGTGAGGAAAGAAGTTGAATCACTTCATCCTGATGATCAGGCTGTTGTGGTATACATTCGAGGTGTTTGGAGAATTAAAGGCATAATTCAG GTCTCAAGATCTATTGGAGACGCCTATTTGAAGAAACCTGAATTTAGCAGGGACCCTATCTTCCAACAATATGGAAATCTTGTACCTATGAAGCGGCCTGTACTGACAGCAGAGCCTTCCATTGTTACAAGAAGTATTAGGCCAAATGACTTATTCCTGATATTTGCTTCTGATGGCCTCTGGGAACAATTAAGTGATCAAGTAGCTGTGGAAATAGTATTTAAAAACCCAAGAGCT GGAATAGCTAAGAGACTGGTGCGAGCAGCCCTTCAGGAGGCTGCTAAGAAGAGGGAGATGAGATACAAGGACATACAGAAGATAGAAAAGGGTATTAGGCGCCATTTCCATGATGATATAACAGTTGTTGTGATCTACCTTGATCACCAGAAAGAATCTTTCCACTCCAAAGGCACTCTCGGCTCTATCACTGCACCTGTAGACATTTTCTCGTATAATTCAGATGATGTTGAGGAGAACCAAGTGATTGGAGCTTTTTGA
- the LOC132064824 gene encoding probable protein phosphatase 2C 63 isoform X1, translated as MMMRSCCRPLERCFGRINGDCLLWHMDLKPHASGDFSIAVVQANSSLEDQSQVFTSPNATYVGVYDGHGGPEASRFVNRHLFSYLHKFSKEQGGLSSDVIKRAFYATEEDFIQLVKRSLPVMPKIASVGSCCLVGAISEGELYVANLGDSRAVLGRNGEKNSVVAERLSTDHNVSCEKVRKEVESLHPDDQAVVVYIRGVWRIKGIIQVVRGSIWIVQVSRSIGDAYLKKPEFSRDPIFQQYGNLVPMKRPVLTAEPSIVTRSIRPNDLFLIFASDGLWEQLSDQVAVEIVFKNPRAGIAKRLVRAALQEAAKKREMRYKDIQKIEKGIRRHFHDDITVVVIYLDHQKESFHSKGTLGSITAPVDIFSYNSDDVEENQVIGAF; from the exons ATGATGATGAGATCATGTTGTAGGCCATTAGAGAGATGTTTTGGGAGAATAAACGGAGATTGTCTTTTATGGCATATGGATTTAAAACCTCATGCTTCTGGTGACTTTTCAATTGCTGTAGTTCAAGCTAATTCTTCACTTGAAGATCAAAGCCAAGTCTTTACTTCTCCTAATGCTACTTATGTTGGTGTTTATGATGGTCATGGTGGTCCTGAAGCTTCACGTTTTGTTAATCGACACCTCTTTTCTTATTTGCATA AGTTTTCGAAAGAGCAAGGGGGTTTGTCGTCAGATGTGATAAAGAGGGCTTTTTATGCTACAGAAGAGGATTTTATTCAATTGGTGAAGAGATCTTTGCCTGTAATGCCAAAAATTGCTTCAGTTGGCTCATGTTGTTTAGTTGGTGCAATTTCTGAGGGTGAATTATATGTGGCTAATTTAGGAGATTCTAGGGCAGTTCTTGGACGCAATGGGGAGAAAAATTCTGTGGTTGCAGAAAGATTGTCGACTGATCACAATGTTTCATGTGAGAAAGTGAGGAAAGAAGTTGAATCACTTCATCCTGATGATCAGGCTGTTGTGGTATACATTCGAGGTGTTTGGAGAATTAAAGGCATAATTCAG GTGGTAAGAGGTTCCATCTGGATAGTCCAG GTCTCAAGATCTATTGGAGACGCCTATTTGAAGAAACCTGAATTTAGCAGGGACCCTATCTTCCAACAATATGGAAATCTTGTACCTATGAAGCGGCCTGTACTGACAGCAGAGCCTTCCATTGTTACAAGAAGTATTAGGCCAAATGACTTATTCCTGATATTTGCTTCTGATGGCCTCTGGGAACAATTAAGTGATCAAGTAGCTGTGGAAATAGTATTTAAAAACCCAAGAGCT GGAATAGCTAAGAGACTGGTGCGAGCAGCCCTTCAGGAGGCTGCTAAGAAGAGGGAGATGAGATACAAGGACATACAGAAGATAGAAAAGGGTATTAGGCGCCATTTCCATGATGATATAACAGTTGTTGTGATCTACCTTGATCACCAGAAAGAATCTTTCCACTCCAAAGGCACTCTCGGCTCTATCACTGCACCTGTAGACATTTTCTCGTATAATTCAGATGATGTTGAGGAGAACCAAGTGATTGGAGCTTTTTGA
- the LOC132064827 gene encoding uncharacterized protein LOC132064827, with the protein MAVSLGLFSVFSTGETATFAKSASFPSVRLANVRTVRTVTFATASKPAAAEPKKREPRGIMKPKRVSPEMQAFLGGMSEIPRTQALKLIWAHIKGNNLQDPQNKKVIICDDKLKTIFDGKERVGFLEIAGLISPHFLK; encoded by the exons ATGGCGGTGTCCTTGGGTTTATTCTCAGTATTCTCAACCGGCGAAACGGCGACGTTTGCTAAGTCAGCTTCGTTTCCCTCCGTCAGGCTTGCTAATGTGCGCACTGTGCGTACTGTGACCTTTGCGACGGCTTCAAAGCCGGCTGCTGCAGAGCCGAAGAAGCGTGAGCCAAGAGGGATTATGAAGCCGAAAAGAGTTTCCCCTGAAATGCAAGCATTCCTTGGTGGTATGTCTGAGATTCCTCGTACTCAAGCACTTAAGTTGATTTGGGCCCACATCAAAGGGAACAACCTTCAG GATCCTCAAAACAAGAAGGTCATAATTTGCGATGACAAGTTGAAGACGATTTTTGATGGAAAGGAGCGTGTTGGGTTCCTTGAGATTGCTGGTTTGATTAGTCCTCACTTTCTTAAGTGA
- the LOC132064823 gene encoding probable E3 ubiquitin-protein ligase RHY1A isoform X1 produces MTSASELFFTRRSRYGRSDLELGSDSTSGRISHNHGAHNRRHSIRRERVDVSNCEPTRSPPHRPRRFPPPPPPDRDSVSLDSGSRQAASGDASHATNNNNRIRDRVGSSGSERLPGAVLLARERLLQRLSGVSISGNRRSNRIPTRSHRNFTFEDDFGLADASDWETDSTLWLAGITPSPDLTWVETNKRPPGLSQEAVGSLHIGVFSNSDKGEEETQARAVLDCSICLDAFLEGEKLVCLPCGHRFHPCCLEPWVRTCGDCPYCRAAIHVTSCRAKERS; encoded by the exons ATGACGAGTGCTTCAGAGCTATTCTTCACTAGAAGGTCTCGTTACGGCCGAAGCGATCTCGAATTAGGATCCGATTCAACTTCGGGTCGGATATCTCACAACCACGGTGCTCACAATCGCCGCCATAGTATCCGCCGTGAGCGCGTGGATGTGAGCAATTGTGAACCCACGCGCAGCCCTCCTCACCGCCCTAGACGTttccctcctcctcctcctcct GATCGTGATTCTGTTTCGCTTGACTCTGGGAGTAGGCAGGCTGCTTCAGGAGACGCCAGTCATGcaacaaataataataacaggATACGTGATAGAGTGGGAAGCTCTGGTAGTGAGCGGCTCCCTGGTGCTGTACTACTTGCAAGGGAAAGGCTTCTGCAAAGGTTGAGCGGTGTATCTATATCTGGAAACAg GCGAAGTAACCGGATCCCGACGAGATCCCATCGCAACTTCACATTTGAGGATGATTTCGGACTTGCCGATGCCAGTGATTGGGAAACAGATTCAACGTTGTGGCTTGCTGGCATAACCCCCAGCCCTGATCTTACATGGGTAGAAACAAACAAGAGGCCCCCAGGTCTGAGCCAAGAAGCTGTGGGTTCATTGCATATTGGGGTTTTCAGCAACTCAGACAAGGGAGAGGAAGAAACACAGGCTCGGGCAGTTCTTGACTGTAGCATATGTCTAGATGCTTTCTTGGAGGGAGAAAAGCTAGTATGTTTACCTTGTGGACATAGGTTTCACCCTTGTTGCTTAGAACCCTGGGTACGAACTTGTGGGGACTGCCCGTATTGTCGAGCAGCCATACATGTGACTTCTTGTAGGGCCAAAGAAAGGTCGTGA